A portion of the Corynebacterium occultum genome contains these proteins:
- a CDS encoding FAD-dependent oxidoreductase encodes MSRPMRVAVVGAGPAGIYASDLLIKSDTEVSVDLYERMPAPFGLIRYGVAPDHPRIKGIIKSLHNVLDKPELRLLGNIEIGKDITIDEMRDYYDAIIFSTGATADRHLAIPGSDLPEFYGAGQFVGFYDGNPDFSRDWDLSAENVAVIGVGNVALDIARILAKTADELKVTEIPDNVYDTLAQNRAKVVHMFGRRGPAQAKFTPKELKELDESPTIEVIVNPEDIDYDAASEELRRASKSQDLVCQTLESYAMREPKDAPHKLYIHFLESPVEVIGEEGHVTGIKTERMELTGDGNVRGTGEFTIWKAEAVYRAVGYRSDPITNVPFDDENAVIPNDGGHVLDPETAEPVPGLYATGWIKRGPIGLIGNTKSDAKETTDMLLADWSAGKLNEATKRDPEEVTEMLRSRGIAVTTWDGWYRLDAAERALGEAEGRERKKIVEWDEMVQHAGPEYEI; translated from the coding sequence ATGTCCCGACCCATGCGTGTCGCCGTTGTCGGTGCCGGCCCCGCCGGCATCTACGCCTCAGACCTTCTCATCAAGTCTGACACGGAGGTCAGCGTTGACCTGTACGAGCGCATGCCGGCCCCCTTCGGCCTGATCCGCTATGGAGTCGCCCCCGATCATCCGCGCATCAAGGGCATCATCAAGTCCCTGCACAATGTGCTGGACAAGCCCGAACTGCGGTTGCTCGGCAATATTGAGATCGGCAAGGACATCACCATCGATGAGATGCGTGACTACTATGACGCGATCATCTTCTCCACCGGTGCCACCGCTGACCGTCACCTGGCCATCCCCGGTTCGGATCTGCCGGAGTTCTACGGTGCCGGCCAGTTCGTCGGTTTCTATGACGGCAACCCGGATTTCTCCCGGGACTGGGACCTCTCCGCCGAGAATGTCGCCGTGATCGGTGTCGGCAATGTTGCCCTCGACATCGCCCGCATCCTCGCCAAGACCGCCGATGAGCTCAAGGTCACCGAGATCCCCGACAATGTCTATGACACCCTGGCCCAGAACCGGGCGAAGGTGGTCCACATGTTCGGCCGCCGGGGCCCCGCCCAGGCCAAGTTCACCCCCAAGGAACTCAAGGAGCTCGACGAGTCCCCCACCATCGAGGTCATTGTCAACCCGGAGGACATCGACTACGACGCCGCCTCGGAGGAGCTCCGCCGCGCCTCCAAGTCCCAGGACCTGGTCTGCCAGACCCTGGAGTCCTATGCCATGCGCGAGCCCAAGGACGCCCCCCACAAGCTGTACATCCACTTCCTGGAGTCCCCGGTTGAGGTCATCGGCGAGGAGGGCCACGTCACCGGCATCAAGACCGAGCGCATGGAACTGACCGGCGACGGCAATGTCCGCGGCACCGGGGAGTTCACCATCTGGAAGGCCGAGGCCGTCTACCGGGCCGTGGGCTACCGTTCCGACCCGATCACCAACGTCCCCTTCGATGATGAGAACGCCGTGATCCCCAATGACGGCGGCCATGTCCTCGACCCGGAGACCGCGGAGCCGGTGCCCGGCCTCTACGCCACCGGTTGGATCAAGCGCGGCCCCATCGGGCTGATCGGCAACACCAAGTCCGATGCCAAGGAAACCACTGACATGCTGCTGGCCGACTGGTCCGCCGGCAAGCTCAACGAAGCCACCAAACGGGACCCCGAAGAGGTCACCGAAATGCTCAGGTCCCGCGGTATCGCGGTGACCACCTGGGATGGCTGGTACCGCCTCGACGCCGCCGAGCGTGCCCTCGGTGAGGCGGAGGGGCGCGAACGCAAGAAGATCGTCGAGTGGGATGAGATGGTTCAGCACGCGGGCCCGGAATACGAGATATAG
- the purT gene encoding formate-dependent phosphoribosylglycinamide formyltransferase translates to MYTPDHIGTPLSASATRVMLLGAGELGKEIAIAFQRLGVEVHAVDSYHDAPAHQVVHEAHVVDLSDPAAILELVRRVQPQLIVPELESVAIQVLLDIEETGIAAVVPSAHATELARDREKIRRLAAEELGLPTSAYAVASSLEELGGAIDKIGLPCVIKPVFGSSGRGQSVVRELSELPAAWEYAFAGARIQADRVIVERLIDFDHEITLPTVRSIDPATGKAATWFCEPIGHVQDAGDLSESWQPINIPPAALDNARSVAARISNALGGRGVFDIELFVAGEDVYFSAVSPRPHDTALVTLVTQRFSEFDLHVRAILGLPIDATLISPGACSVLRAVDEEGPVNYHGLAEALQVPEADVRLFGKPVAYPGRRMGVALATADDVEQARANAAEAARALRLETLN, encoded by the coding sequence GTGTATACCCCTGACCACATCGGCACCCCGCTCTCGGCGTCCGCAACCAGGGTGATGCTGCTGGGTGCCGGTGAACTGGGCAAGGAGATCGCGATCGCCTTCCAGCGGCTGGGGGTGGAGGTTCACGCCGTGGACAGCTACCACGACGCCCCCGCCCACCAGGTTGTCCACGAGGCGCATGTGGTGGATCTCAGTGATCCCGCCGCCATCCTGGAGCTGGTCCGGCGGGTGCAGCCCCAGCTGATCGTCCCGGAGCTGGAGTCGGTGGCGATCCAGGTGCTCCTCGATATCGAGGAGACCGGAATCGCCGCGGTGGTACCTTCCGCCCATGCCACTGAGCTGGCGCGGGACCGCGAGAAGATCCGCCGCCTGGCGGCCGAGGAACTCGGCCTGCCGACCTCCGCCTACGCCGTGGCCAGCAGCCTGGAGGAACTGGGCGGGGCCATCGATAAAATCGGTCTGCCCTGCGTGATCAAACCCGTCTTCGGTTCCTCCGGGCGGGGACAGTCCGTGGTCCGGGAGCTCTCGGAGCTGCCGGCCGCCTGGGAATATGCCTTTGCAGGTGCCCGGATCCAGGCGGACCGGGTGATCGTGGAGCGGCTCATCGACTTCGACCATGAGATCACCCTGCCGACGGTGCGTTCCATCGACCCGGCGACCGGGAAGGCGGCCACCTGGTTCTGTGAGCCCATCGGGCACGTGCAGGATGCCGGTGACCTGTCTGAATCCTGGCAGCCGATCAACATTCCCCCGGCGGCGCTGGATAATGCACGTTCCGTGGCGGCCCGGATCAGCAATGCGCTCGGGGGACGTGGGGTCTTTGACATCGAGCTTTTCGTCGCCGGTGAGGACGTCTACTTCTCGGCGGTCAGCCCACGCCCCCATGACACCGCCCTGGTCACCCTGGTCACCCAGCGGTTCTCGGAGTTTGACCTGCACGTCCGGGCGATTCTGGGGTTGCCGATCGATGCGACCCTGATTTCCCCGGGGGCCTGCTCGGTGCTCCGGGCGGTTGATGAGGAGGGTCCGGTGAACTATCACGGACTGGCGGAGGCCCTGCAGGTACCGGAGGCGGATGTGCGGCTCTTCGGTAAGCCGGTGGCCTATCCGGGGCGTCGCATGGGGGTTGCCCTGGCGACGGCCGATGATGTGGAGCAGGCCCGGGCAAACGCTGCGGAAGCGGCCCGGGCCCTGCGGTTGGAAACCCTGAACTAA
- a CDS encoding GNAT family N-acetyltransferase has translation MTIFYAVSNLANLSSLEVHRLYKLRVDIFVHEQHTPYAEIEDIDAAEHTMHVMAWQATKGEEGASRQLVGAARLHLDTYEGADVVRLGRLIVAPAERGTGLAAELIENSLRFAFERAPGRDVIIAAQTPLQSYYEGYGFQVCGDPFTEADVPHLPMKLDAAVLSERFGAAAAAS, from the coding sequence ATGACCATCTTCTATGCGGTTTCCAACCTCGCGAACCTCTCATCCCTCGAGGTGCACCGACTCTATAAACTGCGGGTTGACATCTTCGTCCACGAGCAGCACACCCCCTACGCTGAGATCGAGGACATCGACGCCGCGGAACACACCATGCACGTCATGGCCTGGCAGGCCACCAAGGGTGAGGAAGGTGCCAGCCGCCAGCTGGTCGGTGCCGCCCGCCTCCACCTCGACACTTACGAGGGTGCCGATGTCGTCCGACTGGGTCGCCTCATCGTCGCCCCCGCCGAGCGTGGCACCGGCCTGGCCGCCGAACTGATCGAAAACTCCCTGCGCTTCGCCTTCGAGCGCGCCCCCGGCCGGGATGTCATCATCGCCGCCCAGACCCCGCTGCAGTCCTACTATGAGGGATATGGTTTCCAGGTCTGCGGGGATCCCTTCACCGAGGCGGATGTCCCGCATCTGCCGATGAAGCTGGATGCCGCAGTCCTGAGCGAGCGTTTCGGCGCCGCCGCCGCTGCCAGCTAG